The following are encoded in a window of uncultured Sphaerochaeta sp. genomic DNA:
- the yfcE gene encoding phosphodiesterase, whose protein sequence is MIYLFASDIHGSAYAMHTLLNIFQTTKASKLILLGDLLYHGPRNAFPYKYNPKEACRLQNSVKESLISVRGNCDSEVDQMVLEFPMLSDSAIMHLEQVGNHLIYLHHGHKELPPLTPGTIVISGHTHIPVAEKRDGMFFINPGSVSLPKGGYPASYCLLEDRTFTIFELENGKEMMSLTI, encoded by the coding sequence ATGATATACCTTTTTGCCTCCGACATCCATGGAAGTGCATATGCAATGCATACACTCCTGAATATCTTTCAAACAACCAAAGCCTCCAAGCTAATACTGCTCGGGGACCTTCTCTATCATGGCCCAAGAAATGCCTTTCCCTATAAGTATAACCCAAAAGAAGCGTGCAGGCTACAAAATAGTGTGAAAGAATCGTTAATTTCTGTACGTGGGAACTGTGATTCTGAAGTTGACCAAATGGTATTGGAGTTCCCTATGCTCTCAGACAGTGCAATCATGCACTTGGAACAGGTAGGAAACCACTTAATCTATCTCCATCATGGGCACAAGGAGTTACCTCCTCTTACCCCGGGGACGATTGTTATCAGTGGGCATACCCATATTCCTGTTGCTGAGAAGAGGGATGGAATGTTTTTCATCAACCCAGGCTCAGTATCCCTGCCAAAGGGTGGGTACCCGGCCAGCTATTGCTTGTTGGAAGACCGTACGTTTACCATCTTTGAACTGGAGAACGGTAAGGAGATGATGAGCCTCACCATTTGA
- a CDS encoding type IV toxin-antitoxin system AbiEi family antitoxin domain-containing protein: MKVQRGFVSNLDNAKILNMAKAQQGIITSTQVTKAGLPRRCLTSMVHSGLLVRVERGVYTLPETWEDEFYILQWRFSRGIFSHETALYLHALTDRTPSRYTMTFPFGYNVGNVLKRGLVAKVASKETYQLGIMTLSSPSGNSIKAYNIERTLCDMVQTRHKADIQVVNQAMRIYAGSREKDIARLMEYAQKLQVKSKIQTYMEILL, encoded by the coding sequence ATGAAAGTACAGAGAGGTTTTGTAAGCAACCTTGATAATGCAAAGATACTTAATATGGCAAAAGCACAGCAGGGGATCATCACGAGCACCCAAGTGACCAAGGCAGGCCTTCCAAGGCGATGCCTCACCTCCATGGTACACAGCGGATTGCTTGTTCGAGTTGAGCGAGGTGTGTATACACTCCCGGAAACTTGGGAAGATGAGTTTTATATTCTCCAATGGCGATTCTCAAGGGGAATCTTTTCCCATGAGACCGCTTTGTATCTTCATGCACTGACCGACCGGACTCCTTCACGGTATACCATGACATTTCCCTTCGGATACAATGTGGGAAATGTCCTCAAGCGAGGTCTTGTAGCTAAAGTGGCCAGCAAGGAAACATATCAGTTGGGAATCATGACGCTATCTTCTCCAAGTGGTAACTCCATCAAAGCCTATAACATCGAGCGTACTCTCTGTGATATGGTTCAAACCCGCCACAAAGCGGATATACAGGTGGTGAACCAGGCAATGAGGATATATGCCGGTTCACGGGAGAAGGATATTGCCCGCCTCATGGAATATGCACAAAAGCTACAGGTCAAGTCAAAAATACAGACCTACATGGAGATTCTATTATAA
- a CDS encoding ABC transporter ATP-binding protein, which produces MGNEIVLNVSHLSKQYRKGVKAVDDISFSLKEGEIFGLLGPNGSGKTTTILMLLGLLESTEGTVEVLGHDPFRKPLAVKKQVGYMPDTIGFYEYMTAYENLDYTARFLGLNAEEREKRIKESIGKMRLTDRMHDKVKTYSHGMKRRLGLAELLVKEPRIAILDEPTQGLDPQSIREFLSLIASLRDSEGMTFLLSSHQLDEVQSVCDRVGLFSEGKLISFGSVDSLGEEHFGKEVLIDLQAEGKENLELLLKKQKGVIEVSKTGEHHYLVTASEDIRQNLAQQVFSAGCNLTSLEMKKHSLNEIYQLAYKEASNE; this is translated from the coding sequence ATGGGTAACGAAATCGTACTGAACGTTTCCCATCTGTCAAAACAGTACCGCAAGGGGGTTAAGGCAGTGGATGATATCTCCTTTTCCCTCAAGGAAGGAGAAATCTTTGGGTTGCTAGGGCCCAATGGCTCAGGAAAGACCACCACCATCCTTATGCTGCTGGGACTCCTGGAGAGTACGGAAGGAACTGTGGAAGTGTTAGGCCACGATCCATTCCGCAAACCGTTAGCGGTAAAAAAACAGGTGGGTTATATGCCTGACACCATAGGTTTCTATGAGTACATGACAGCCTATGAGAACCTCGATTATACAGCCAGATTCCTTGGCCTGAATGCAGAGGAAAGGGAAAAACGCATCAAGGAATCAATTGGCAAGATGCGGTTGACTGATCGCATGCATGACAAGGTCAAGACATACTCGCATGGTATGAAACGTAGACTGGGACTAGCAGAATTACTGGTTAAGGAACCGAGGATCGCCATCTTGGATGAGCCAACCCAAGGACTCGATCCCCAGTCCATCCGTGAATTCCTCTCCCTGATCGCTTCCCTTCGAGACAGCGAAGGGATGACCTTCCTCCTCTCCAGCCATCAGCTGGATGAGGTACAGTCTGTCTGTGACAGGGTCGGACTCTTCTCAGAAGGGAAGTTGATCAGCTTTGGATCGGTTGACTCCTTGGGAGAGGAGCACTTTGGTAAGGAGGTTCTTATAGACTTGCAGGCAGAGGGCAAGGAAAACCTGGAACTTCTTCTTAAGAAACAGAAAGGAGTGATAGAGGTAAGCAAGACCGGTGAACATCACTATCTGGTCACAGCAAGTGAAGATATCAGGCAAAACCTTGCCCAGCAGGTATTCAGTGCAGGATGTAATCTTACATCTCTTGAAATGAAGAAACACTCACTGAATGAAATCTATCAGTTGGCGTACAAGGAGGCGAGCAATGAATAA
- a CDS encoding NEW3 domain-containing protein, with amino-acid sequence MKRNNRMFGLLLIFMVVVMPLFADYEGLSISTNYPSLNVSSSDMITFDLKVKNYNLAPQRVNLSLTGLPKGWEYQFVGGGGLVNAVFAEPESTSNVQLWVIPEATGREATYNFSVHAEGEEDASFTLPLTVTMGRELPQRLALDTELPVIKGDPSSDFTFNVTLRNNSAAETLIDLYADVPQGFYASFKEQYGSKTLNTLSLNAGSSKTIQVTVSPSSGVAEGSYPITVTARSSGAEASVPVTLEVQGQAKLSLTGQGGLLSASAVAGKEKVLDLELENTGSAEANHVELSSYTPSNWTVSYDPSVVESLPAGEKVTVKATVKPSGEALTGDYSLTLKANSENAGNISEKFRITVRTSSLWGIVSVGIIAAAAVLLVFAVKKFGRR; translated from the coding sequence ATGAAACGGAACAATCGGATGTTTGGTTTGCTTCTTATCTTCATGGTTGTAGTCATGCCACTCTTTGCTGACTATGAAGGGCTTTCAATCTCTACCAACTACCCTTCCCTGAATGTCAGCTCATCTGACATGATCACCTTCGATCTGAAGGTAAAGAACTACAACCTTGCCCCACAGCGGGTCAATCTCTCATTGACTGGGTTACCCAAAGGATGGGAATACCAATTTGTCGGTGGAGGAGGTCTGGTAAATGCAGTCTTTGCTGAACCTGAGTCAACGTCCAATGTTCAGCTTTGGGTAATTCCTGAGGCTACAGGGAGAGAAGCCACCTATAACTTCTCTGTACATGCAGAAGGAGAAGAAGATGCATCCTTTACCCTGCCGCTCACCGTTACCATGGGAAGAGAGCTTCCTCAAAGACTCGCACTCGATACTGAACTACCAGTTATCAAGGGAGATCCCTCTTCTGATTTCACATTCAACGTCACACTCAGGAATAACAGCGCAGCGGAGACACTCATTGACCTCTATGCCGATGTACCCCAAGGCTTTTATGCATCGTTCAAGGAGCAGTATGGATCGAAGACACTGAACACTCTATCCTTGAATGCTGGGTCATCAAAAACCATCCAGGTAACGGTATCACCCTCCTCCGGTGTAGCTGAGGGTAGCTATCCCATCACGGTAACCGCGCGATCCTCTGGAGCAGAGGCTTCTGTACCTGTCACCCTTGAAGTGCAAGGGCAGGCAAAACTCAGCCTTACAGGACAGGGAGGCCTGCTCAGTGCCAGCGCTGTTGCAGGAAAAGAGAAAGTCCTGGACCTGGAATTGGAAAATACCGGTAGTGCAGAAGCCAACCACGTTGAGCTCTCCTCCTACACTCCATCCAACTGGACAGTTTCCTATGATCCCTCTGTGGTGGAATCATTGCCAGCTGGAGAAAAAGTTACAGTGAAAGCTACAGTAAAACCGTCTGGTGAGGCACTTACCGGAGACTACAGTCTCACACTCAAGGCAAATAGCGAGAATGCAGGAAATATTTCAGAGAAATTCAGGATTACTGTTCGTACCTCCTCTCTGTGGGGCATTGTATCAGTAGGCATTATCGCTGCTGCAGCAGTTCTGTTGGTATTTGCAGTGAAAAAGTTCGGACGTCGATAA
- a CDS encoding heavy metal-associated domain-containing protein — translation MKTIILTKGMHCNGCETRMVNALEQIEDIKSAKADAKSGKVVIKHKSEETITDAKSLIGEIGFEVVES, via the coding sequence ATGAAAACAATCATTCTAACCAAGGGAATGCACTGCAATGGATGTGAAACCAGAATGGTGAACGCATTAGAGCAGATAGAAGATATAAAATCTGCCAAGGCCGACGCAAAGAGTGGCAAGGTTGTGATTAAGCATAAGAGTGAGGAGACCATCACCGATGCAAAGAGCTTGATCGGTGAAATAGGTTTCGAGGTGGTAGAGTCATGA
- a CDS encoding heavy metal translocating P-type ATPase translates to MKKEIQVGIGGMTCASCSSAVERTLNKLDGVEKAQVNLATETATISFDEDSLGLEGIKKAVSRIGYSVVDKLDAKEKDAEKQKELKALGKRLTVSAALSVVLMVIAMGPMLGLTLPFSPLTNALLQMVLALGTMIAGSAFFTKGFSTLVKREPNMDSLVALGTSASFLYSLWGVSEIFMGNHMAAHNHLYFEGVGVIITLVMLGRYLEHRSKGKTGEAIRKLMELAPSTATVLREGKQVIISADEVQIDDIIMVKPGEKLPVDGVVLSGSSSIDESLLTGESLPVEKVLGSEVYAATLNTTGTLQYRATKVGADTALAAIITLVQDAQGSKAPIARVADKISGIFVPIVMGISVLTFLAWMLAGTPFDIAIMRAVSVLVIACPCSLGLATPIAIMVSTGKGAKLGILFRHAAAIEQLKDVQTVIFDKTGTLTEGKPKVTDVLGDNPDLLMQLAASVESSSEHPLSHAVVEAAKERKTSLLETQDFKALVGSGIQGTIDGAVVRIGNVSLMKKNKISITDETEAQLAQLSDQGKTPLLVASDTRFIGIIAVADTLRPETTEAVKTLREAGLRTIMLTGDNERTARAIAKLAGVDSYKAEQLPGQKEEAITELASKGKVAMVGDGINDAPALAKADVGIAVGSATDVARETADLVLVRNNLKDVTKSFQLSRATMRNIHQNLFWAFFYNTLGIPLAAGVLTIFGGPGLSPMFAAFAMSMSSVCVVLNALRLNRFK, encoded by the coding sequence ATGAAGAAAGAGATACAGGTAGGAATCGGTGGGATGACCTGTGCTTCCTGCTCCTCTGCTGTAGAGCGTACGCTCAACAAGCTTGACGGAGTGGAAAAGGCCCAGGTAAATCTTGCCACCGAGACCGCCACCATCTCCTTCGATGAAGATTCACTCGGACTCGAAGGGATCAAGAAGGCGGTCTCCAGAATCGGCTATTCGGTAGTCGATAAGCTCGATGCAAAAGAGAAGGATGCAGAGAAGCAGAAAGAGCTGAAGGCTCTGGGAAAGCGCCTAACCGTTTCTGCAGCACTTAGTGTTGTCCTGATGGTAATAGCTATGGGGCCAATGCTTGGTCTCACACTCCCCTTCTCCCCCCTTACCAATGCCTTGCTCCAGATGGTTCTGGCACTTGGCACCATGATAGCTGGCTCAGCGTTCTTCACCAAGGGTTTTTCAACGCTGGTGAAAAGAGAACCCAATATGGACAGCCTGGTAGCGCTGGGAACCTCAGCGAGCTTCCTCTACAGCCTTTGGGGGGTCTCTGAGATATTCATGGGGAACCATATGGCTGCCCATAATCATCTCTACTTCGAGGGTGTCGGTGTGATCATTACCCTGGTGATGCTTGGTCGTTATCTTGAGCATCGCAGCAAGGGAAAGACGGGAGAAGCCATCAGGAAACTGATGGAGCTTGCTCCCTCCACTGCAACAGTCTTGCGAGAAGGAAAGCAGGTTATCATCAGTGCAGATGAAGTACAGATTGACGATATTATCATGGTAAAACCAGGAGAGAAGCTCCCTGTTGATGGTGTGGTTCTCTCCGGCAGTTCCTCCATCGATGAGTCTCTCTTGACTGGTGAAAGCCTTCCCGTGGAAAAGGTCCTAGGAAGTGAGGTGTATGCAGCTACACTGAATACGACAGGTACGCTCCAGTACCGAGCAACAAAGGTTGGCGCTGATACAGCACTCGCTGCCATCATCACCTTGGTACAAGACGCCCAGGGGTCAAAGGCCCCGATCGCTCGTGTTGCCGACAAGATTTCTGGCATATTCGTCCCGATCGTCATGGGTATCTCCGTCCTGACTTTCCTCGCATGGATGCTCGCTGGCACACCATTTGACATTGCCATCATGCGGGCGGTAAGCGTGTTAGTTATTGCATGTCCTTGTAGCCTGGGTCTCGCTACCCCTATCGCCATCATGGTGTCTACAGGAAAGGGAGCAAAGCTTGGAATTCTATTCCGCCATGCTGCAGCCATTGAACAGCTCAAGGATGTGCAGACGGTGATCTTTGACAAGACTGGTACGTTGACCGAGGGCAAACCCAAGGTAACAGATGTACTGGGAGATAATCCTGATCTTCTCATGCAATTGGCAGCCAGTGTGGAGAGCAGTAGCGAACATCCACTCTCCCATGCTGTGGTAGAAGCTGCAAAGGAGAGAAAGACATCGCTCCTGGAAACCCAGGACTTCAAGGCTTTGGTTGGCAGTGGAATCCAGGGGACCATCGACGGAGCAGTGGTTCGTATCGGAAATGTGTCTCTTATGAAGAAAAACAAGATTTCCATCACAGACGAGACAGAGGCACAACTTGCCCAGTTGAGTGACCAAGGAAAGACTCCCCTGTTGGTGGCAAGTGATACCAGGTTCATAGGCATCATTGCTGTCGCCGATACCCTGAGGCCAGAGACCACAGAAGCAGTAAAAACCTTACGAGAAGCAGGATTGAGGACAATCATGCTGACCGGGGACAATGAGCGCACGGCAAGAGCTATTGCAAAGCTTGCCGGTGTGGATTCCTATAAGGCTGAACAGCTCCCCGGGCAGAAGGAAGAAGCCATAACTGAGCTTGCAAGCAAAGGCAAGGTAGCCATGGTCGGGGATGGCATCAATGATGCCCCTGCCCTTGCCAAGGCTGATGTCGGTATCGCTGTTGGTAGTGCAACCGATGTTGCCAGGGAGACTGCTGATCTGGTTCTGGTACGCAATAACCTAAAGGATGTCACCAAGTCGTTCCAACTCTCAAGGGCAACAATGAGGAATATCCACCAGAACCTGTTCTGGGCGTTCTTCTACAACACCCTGGGCATTCCTCTTGCAGCAGGTGTTCTTACCATCTTCGGAGGCCCTGGACTCAGTCCGATGTTTGCAGCATTTGCAATGTCGATGTCCAGTGTCTGTGTGGTGCTGAATGCATTGAGGTTGAATAGGTTTAAATAA
- a CDS encoding ABC transporter permease, whose translation MNKREGSALTGLKVIWLKEMQDYAGNIRMIILMLLIILTAGASMYVAAQTLRSFVGEDSFMLLNLFTISQDPIPSFLSFISFLVPLTGIALGFDAINSEYQNRTLGRVLSQPIYRDVLLFGKALGAVSAMAIVLLALWLLVIGCAMLFLGVPPSGEQIARAFAFYVITLLYALLWYLVGMMFSIMFRQSAVSALVAIALWLFFMIFWPMISQLLAYALGGGDSFQSAKLEVVLGRVSPYRLYTESALAILNPSTRSLGVVLFSQLQGAIMGSALPFGQSMLLIWPHFTAFLATIILLFVVAYVLFQRKEIRM comes from the coding sequence ATGAATAAACGTGAGGGTTCTGCATTGACTGGCTTGAAAGTAATCTGGCTGAAAGAGATGCAGGATTATGCAGGAAATATCAGGATGATCATCCTGATGCTCCTGATCATCCTCACAGCTGGAGCCAGCATGTATGTCGCAGCCCAGACACTTCGCTCATTTGTCGGGGAAGACTCATTCATGCTGCTCAATCTCTTCACAATCAGCCAAGATCCCATACCTTCATTTCTTTCTTTCATCTCCTTTCTGGTTCCTCTTACCGGTATCGCCCTGGGCTTTGATGCAATCAACTCAGAGTACCAGAACAGGACGCTGGGAAGAGTACTTTCACAGCCGATCTATCGGGACGTACTGCTCTTTGGAAAAGCGTTGGGAGCAGTAAGTGCTATGGCAATAGTGTTGCTAGCGCTCTGGCTGTTGGTCATTGGATGTGCAATGCTGTTCCTCGGGGTACCACCATCTGGAGAACAGATTGCTAGGGCCTTTGCATTCTATGTAATCACCCTACTCTACGCTCTGCTCTGGTATTTGGTTGGTATGATGTTCTCCATCATGTTCCGACAGAGTGCGGTATCAGCATTGGTAGCTATCGCATTATGGCTCTTCTTCATGATCTTCTGGCCTATGATCTCCCAGCTCCTTGCCTATGCTTTGGGAGGAGGAGACAGCTTCCAGAGCGCAAAACTGGAGGTGGTGCTGGGAAGAGTTTCGCCCTACAGACTCTATACAGAGTCGGCATTGGCAATCCTGAATCCCTCAACCAGATCCCTGGGGGTGGTTCTCTTCAGCCAATTGCAGGGAGCTATCATGGGCAGCGCCCTACCCTTTGGTCAGAGCATGTTGCTGATATGGCCACACTTCACTGCCTTCCTGGCAACAATCATCCTGTTGTTTGTGGTGGCTTATGTGCTGTTCCAAAGGAAAGAGATTAGGATGTAA
- a CDS encoding metal-sensitive transcriptional regulator, whose product MIQEIKTKLDPRLARIEGQVKGIRNMVQEDRYCVDILLQLSAVISALKKVEDMVMENHLNTCVADAMRSNDEDEQKQKVAELMDVIAKFRRQ is encoded by the coding sequence ATGATACAGGAAATCAAGACAAAGCTCGATCCCAGGCTTGCAAGGATCGAGGGACAGGTGAAAGGGATTCGGAACATGGTACAGGAAGATCGGTACTGTGTTGATATTCTGCTACAGCTTTCGGCGGTGATCTCAGCATTGAAGAAAGTTGAGGACATGGTGATGGAAAATCACTTGAACACCTGTGTTGCGGATGCGATGAGAAGCAACGACGAGGATGAACAGAAGCAGAAAGTGGCTGAGTTGATGGATGTGATCGCAAAGTTTCGCAGGCAATAA
- a CDS encoding HAMP domain-containing sensor histidine kinase: MRRQFVRLFLGFVLVVAVVVGIQATVFLVTIHHQRLNWTESVFQDYLSALSKNLSAGLEGRSYSLLSLEEVLLRSADDRVSGLYIRNPDGTVAIAYGMTSGGASLPVPPSDEFEGMRPMMSSPAMQRAHQQISEQGFSASEMHSSVYEVHIEKDSETSSLSVNQQSASQKHTILLPPQVKATDIAGSLVISYNDEVIALVDVLTFTPFTYKNTGYLFRGLLFPILWAMPIAFVIALMMAASISKRSERYTQGIQKALEQLSSGENGVELPKTKIDEQRVINDSIKMLDENLAQHKRSRQAWLRSISHDLNTPVASMKLLLDGIADGVFPANEKTFMALKNENDALSARISQVVLYSNLQSPDMKITSEDIAIPSFIQQVFSSLTKEEQDRIYLDAEDAALQGDQNLLSYASRAMLSNALQSSEGSVGWSIGKNTMTFTNKGTIAEDIDFFEPWSKGDSSRGTSGSGLGLPITAQIMRLHQGNAEISQREGEVVVSLKW; the protein is encoded by the coding sequence ATGAGAAGGCAGTTCGTAAGACTCTTCCTGGGATTCGTATTGGTGGTTGCCGTAGTGGTGGGTATCCAGGCTACGGTATTCTTGGTGACTATCCACCACCAGCGACTTAACTGGACAGAGTCTGTCTTCCAGGACTATCTCTCTGCACTGAGTAAAAATCTTTCAGCAGGGTTGGAGGGTCGCAGCTACTCCTTGCTAAGCCTTGAGGAAGTTCTGTTGCGCTCCGCCGATGACAGGGTCAGTGGTTTGTATATCCGCAACCCTGATGGTACGGTGGCCATTGCTTACGGCATGACCAGTGGGGGTGCTTCCCTGCCGGTTCCTCCCTCTGATGAGTTTGAGGGTATGCGGCCGATGATGAGTTCCCCTGCAATGCAACGAGCCCACCAGCAGATCTCTGAACAAGGATTCTCTGCAAGCGAGATGCACAGTTCTGTCTATGAGGTGCATATAGAAAAGGATTCCGAAACATCCTCTCTCTCCGTGAATCAACAATCTGCATCACAGAAACATACAATTCTTCTTCCTCCCCAGGTGAAGGCTACCGATATTGCCGGGAGCTTGGTCATCTCCTACAACGATGAGGTGATTGCCCTGGTGGATGTGCTCACCTTTACACCCTTTACCTACAAGAATACCGGTTACCTCTTCAGGGGCTTGCTCTTCCCGATTCTCTGGGCGATGCCGATAGCATTCGTCATTGCCCTTATGATGGCTGCATCTATTTCCAAGCGGAGCGAACGCTATACTCAGGGGATCCAAAAGGCGCTGGAACAATTGAGTAGTGGAGAGAACGGGGTCGAGCTCCCCAAGACCAAGATAGATGAGCAGCGCGTAATCAATGACTCGATCAAGATGCTTGACGAGAACCTTGCCCAGCATAAGCGAAGCCGGCAGGCTTGGCTTAGGAGTATCTCCCACGACCTCAATACTCCGGTTGCCAGTATGAAACTGCTGCTTGATGGAATTGCCGACGGGGTGTTTCCTGCAAATGAGAAGACTTTCATGGCACTTAAGAACGAGAATGATGCACTTTCAGCTCGTATATCCCAGGTTGTACTGTACAGTAATCTCCAAAGCCCCGATATGAAGATAACAAGCGAGGACATTGCAATCCCTTCCTTCATCCAGCAAGTATTCTCTTCATTAACCAAGGAAGAGCAGGATCGTATCTATCTCGACGCTGAGGACGCCGCCTTGCAGGGTGACCAGAATCTACTTAGCTATGCATCCCGTGCCATGCTCTCCAATGCCTTGCAGTCAAGCGAGGGCTCGGTTGGTTGGTCCATTGGGAAGAACACCATGACCTTCACCAACAAAGGGACGATTGCAGAAGATATAGATTTCTTTGAGCCCTGGAGCAAGGGGGATTCCAGCCGAGGTACTTCCGGTAGTGGCTTGGGCCTTCCCATCACTGCCCAGATCATGCGTCTCCATCAAGGGAATGCAGAGATCAGCCAGAGAGAAGGGGAGGTTGTGGTAAGCCTCAAATGGTGA
- a CDS encoding DUF1801 domain-containing protein, whose product MRSEATTVEAYLSELTSEQRSVIEPLRKLILENLPEGIQESMNWGMISYEIPLRSFPDTYNKQPIGYAALSVQKHGFSLYLMPLYMDDKKMAKLQKQSKKLMLGKSCIRFKTLEELPLDLIAEILRSYTVETYIEAYKDIKGSL is encoded by the coding sequence ATGCGATCAGAAGCAACAACCGTAGAAGCATATCTCTCAGAGCTTACCAGCGAGCAACGCTCCGTCATTGAACCACTCAGGAAATTGATCCTTGAGAATCTTCCAGAAGGAATCCAGGAAAGTATGAACTGGGGAATGATCAGCTATGAAATACCCCTTCGCTCCTTCCCTGATACCTATAACAAACAACCCATAGGATATGCTGCCCTCTCTGTACAGAAGCATGGATTCTCTCTCTACCTCATGCCGCTCTACATGGATGACAAGAAAATGGCTAAGCTGCAGAAGCAGAGCAAGAAGCTCATGCTCGGAAAATCATGTATTAGGTTCAAAACCTTGGAAGAACTACCTCTCGACCTCATCGCAGAGATACTTCGCTCCTATACCGTAGAAACGTACATCGAAGCATACAAGGATATTAAAGGCTCTTTATAA
- the rsgA gene encoding ribosome small subunit-dependent GTPase A, protein MQLQHNTTQLSSLGWNEQLAQNFVPFSTLGYIPQRIIKENRSYYWGSDGIQTYLLQRSGSFNNLLELGVQQAPVVGDWCAVNSYESEKGLIEAVLPRISEFHKPLVHEEGYVTGFREVVASNVDAVLIVIDSHYDFNIHKIERYLSILSADHINPLLVLTKIDLVEDPLRMLSIASERFTSLRVFLVDSLSGNGIENLLLSLKARKTYMLLGSSGAGKSTLVNRLYGKEISKTQEVRVGDGKGRHTTTSRSLHQLPSGALLLDTPGIRGVGMNSSASEIAESFSDIASLASHCRFHDCSHTGEPGCAVKSALQSGELKQDRYEHYLLLKHEAMSWEEVMGQRRKKDKTLGKVLYQYRRREGKHV, encoded by the coding sequence ATGCAACTACAACATAACACTACACAACTCAGTTCCCTTGGATGGAACGAACAATTGGCGCAAAACTTTGTGCCTTTCAGTACGCTTGGGTATATACCTCAACGTATCATCAAAGAAAATCGAAGCTACTACTGGGGCAGTGATGGAATACAAACATACCTGTTACAGCGCTCTGGATCCTTCAATAATCTTCTAGAGTTAGGAGTGCAGCAAGCACCTGTAGTAGGGGATTGGTGTGCTGTGAACTCCTATGAGTCAGAGAAGGGTCTCATTGAAGCAGTACTCCCACGTATTTCTGAATTCCATAAACCACTTGTTCATGAAGAAGGATACGTCACAGGATTCCGCGAAGTGGTCGCAAGTAATGTGGATGCCGTTCTTATTGTGATCGATAGTCACTACGACTTCAATATTCACAAGATTGAACGATATCTCTCCATTCTCTCTGCCGATCATATCAATCCCCTGTTGGTACTGACAAAGATTGACTTGGTTGAAGATCCTTTGAGAATGCTGAGCATTGCCTCTGAGCGTTTTACCTCCTTGAGGGTATTCCTAGTCGATTCTCTCTCTGGGAATGGCATAGAGAACCTTCTCCTTTCTCTGAAGGCAAGGAAGACTTATATGCTCTTAGGTTCCAGCGGCGCCGGGAAATCGACATTAGTAAACCGGCTCTATGGGAAGGAAATTTCCAAAACACAAGAAGTACGCGTGGGTGATGGAAAGGGAAGGCATACCACTACCTCCAGGTCTCTCCACCAGCTACCCTCTGGAGCTCTCCTGCTCGATACCCCAGGTATCAGGGGGGTGGGGATGAACAGCAGTGCTTCTGAGATTGCTGAAAGTTTCTCTGACATTGCATCCCTTGCATCACACTGTCGGTTCCATGACTGCAGTCATACCGGAGAGCCAGGTTGTGCAGTAAAGAGCGCACTGCAATCAGGGGAGTTGAAACAGGACAGGTATGAACATTATCTATTACTGAAGCATGAAGCGATGAGTTGGGAAGAGGTGATGGGGCAGAGAAGGAAGAAGGATAAAACGTTGGGGAAGGTGCTCTATCAATACAGAAGGAGGGAGGGAAAACATGTATAG
- a CDS encoding SHOCT domain-containing protein, which translates to MYSSLFWDAGRFGHHGFGYGMYNGGGMWIMGLFVLAVIAALTLSIIAIVRTSKKRNDSGDALRIVEERYAKGELTKEEYDVMKKDLR; encoded by the coding sequence ATGTATAGTTCATTATTTTGGGACGCAGGAAGATTTGGTCATCACGGCTTCGGCTACGGAATGTATAATGGTGGTGGTATGTGGATCATGGGACTGTTTGTCCTCGCAGTAATCGCTGCTTTGACTCTTTCCATTATTGCAATTGTCAGAACCTCAAAGAAGAGGAATGATTCAGGGGATGCACTCCGTATTGTTGAAGAGCGATATGCAAAGGGTGAACTGACAAAGGAAGAGTATGATGTCATGAAGAAGGACCTGCGATAA